In one Culex quinquefasciatus strain JHB chromosome 2, VPISU_Cqui_1.0_pri_paternal, whole genome shotgun sequence genomic region, the following are encoded:
- the LOC119767575 gene encoding fibrinogen-like protein A: MASVNKLLLSLLVVLLGTSVLCIEELAETIDDPPKASFELELMEEKMDNLQFSFMELFVHVKELGELFTNNQRTIEQNQLETNHLMNVLEDRLAANVSLITSYSKKILDYQTICANHDEIRKELSAMKSHPRDRLTAKTKSAPAIKSCQEANSPTSGIFNMAGINGGDSFDVFCELESFDGGWLVFQQRYNGSVDFYRNWMAYRNGFGDVGGEFWLGLEKIYQLTKEGTWELIVELRDFHDNYKYARYSEFALGNEREKYALSELGTYSGTAGDYLKYHKGMKFSTFDNENDVDDSRHCAEEFHGAWWFSNCYYTHLNGQHSDSDDTTAIKWPNSKSGLKFTRMMIRKV, encoded by the exons ATGGCTTCAGTTAATAAGCTTTTGTTAAGTTTACTAGTAGTATTACTAGGAACATCAGTGTTATGTATCGAAGAGTTAGCGGAAACCATTGACGATCCTCCAAAAGCATCTTTTGAGCTTGAGCTGATGGAAGAGAAAATGGATAACTTGCAGTTTAG CTTTATGGAACTCTTTGTGCACGTTAAGGAGTTGGGTGAACTCTTTACCAACAATCAACGCACGATCGAGCAAAACCAGCTGGAGACTAATCATTTGATGAACGTCTTAGAAGATAGACTTGCTGCAAATGTTTCGCTTATCACAAGCTATTCCaa AAAAATTTTAGATTACCAAACCATTTGTGCCAACCACGATGAGATTAGAAAAGAGCTATCAGCAATGAAGTCACATCCCCGAGATCGTCTCACCGCTAAAACCAAAAGTGCACCCGCTATAAAATCATGCCAAGAAGCAAACTCGCCGACATCGGGAATCTTCAATATGGCAGGAATAAATGGTGGAGACTCTTTCGATGTTTTTTGTGAACTGGAAAGTTTCGACGGTGGCTGGCTTGTGTTTCAACAGAGATACAACGGATCTGTGGATTTTTACAGAAATTGGATGGCGTACCGAAATGGGTTTGGAGACGTCGGCGGAGAGTTCTGGCTGGGTTTGGAAAAGATCTACCAGCTCACCAAGGAGGGCACGTGGGAGTTGATCGTGGAGCTGAGAGATTTTCATGATAACTACAAATACGCTCGGTATTCGGAGTTTGCTTTGGGCAATGAACGTGAAAAATACGCTCTATCAGAACTGGGGACGTACTCCGGTACCGCTGGAGATTACTTGAAATATCACAAGGGtatgaaattttcaacatttgatAACGAAAATGACGTTGATGACAGCAGACATTGTGCAGAAGAATTTCACGGAGCCTGGTGGTTCTCAAATTGTTATTATAC GCATCTCAATGGTCAACACTCGGACTCAGATGACACAACAGCTAttaaatggccaaattcaaaaTCAGGGTTGAAGTTTACTAGAATGATGATTCGAAAAGTTTGA